From Micromonospora sp. NBC_01699, a single genomic window includes:
- a CDS encoding NAD-dependent epimerase/dehydratase family protein, with translation MRIAITGATGNVGTALLRRLTDESDIELVGIARRPPAKDAGSPYGRVRWHALDLGDPDNLDRLTEILRGVDAVVHLAWQIQPSHRRVLLRRTNLTGTRHLLRAIDEAGVPTLAYASSIGAYAQGPKDRRVTETWPATGIGGSGYSTDKAAVEALLDGVEHDHPELRIIRMRQALVFQREAGAQIKRYFIGRILPVGWLRSGRLPVIPRNKRLRAQAVHADDLAEAYVLALRSDRNGAFNIAGEPVLDGPVLAQELGGRTIPVPIFLLRTLAKAAWRLRLLPTEPGWIDLTAGVPLMDCSRAQQELGWHPRHDAREAVRDVLSGIATGAGTSSTALHPDRHPHPLPS, from the coding sequence ATGCGGATCGCCATCACCGGAGCCACCGGCAACGTCGGAACCGCGCTGCTGCGCAGGTTGACCGATGAATCAGACATCGAGCTGGTCGGCATCGCCCGACGGCCGCCGGCAAAGGACGCGGGTAGCCCGTACGGCAGGGTGCGGTGGCATGCGCTGGACCTCGGCGATCCGGACAATCTCGACCGGTTGACCGAGATACTGCGTGGGGTCGACGCGGTGGTGCACCTGGCCTGGCAGATCCAGCCCAGCCACCGTCGGGTTCTGCTGCGACGTACGAACCTCACCGGCACCCGGCACCTGCTGCGGGCGATCGACGAGGCCGGGGTCCCCACGCTCGCGTACGCCTCGTCGATCGGCGCGTACGCCCAGGGTCCGAAGGACCGTCGGGTGACGGAGACCTGGCCGGCGACCGGGATCGGCGGTTCGGGTTACAGCACGGACAAGGCTGCGGTCGAGGCGCTGCTCGACGGGGTGGAACACGACCACCCCGAGTTGCGGATCATTCGGATGCGGCAGGCCCTGGTCTTCCAGCGTGAGGCGGGCGCCCAGATCAAGCGGTACTTCATCGGCCGGATCCTGCCGGTCGGCTGGCTGCGCTCGGGGCGGCTGCCGGTCATCCCCCGGAACAAGCGGTTGCGGGCCCAGGCGGTGCACGCCGACGACCTGGCCGAGGCGTACGTGTTGGCGCTGCGTAGCGACCGCAACGGCGCGTTCAACATCGCCGGCGAACCGGTGCTCGACGGGCCGGTGCTGGCTCAGGAGTTGGGGGGTCGGACCATTCCGGTGCCGATCTTCCTGCTCCGTACGCTGGCCAAGGCGGCGTGGCGGCTCCGGCTGCTGCCCACCGAGCCCGGCTGGATCGACCTCACCGCCGGGGTCCCGCTGATGGACTGCTCACGGGCGCAGCAGGAGTTGGGCTGGCACCCTCGGCACGACGCCCGAGAAGCCGTACGCGACGTCCTCAGCGGCATCGCCACCGGCGCCGGCACCAGCAGCACCGCCCTCCACCCCGACCGCCACCCCCACCCCCTCCCCTCCTAA
- a CDS encoding serine/threonine protein kinase, with the protein MPDTPQRLIADRYRLLRPLGQGGMGRVWQARDEMLERDVAIKELVPPPGLTDDERREMRGRSLREARAIARLDQTNVVRIFDVLNAGGDPWIVMELVPSRSLHQVLEAEGAMPPARVAHIGLGVLAALRAAHRAGLLHRDVKPANVLLADDGRVVLTDFGLAMVPGDPHVTRTGMVLGSPAYLAPERATDGIVGPAADLWSLGATLYSAVEGRTPYNRSSAIATLAALATELPPPPQRAGLLTVLLEGLLRRDPEQRFGAEEAERLLRRAATYYAVDPVDPIGVLGSMNLSDPPDALGSYGPGGPFGSFGSLDRPPPPIVPESVADDASADTGADAVTGAGAGAGGGAVAVTGAVAVTGAVAGGGGFPGGAAVAVAPVPGWRRRGWLVGALAAALLLLGVTVPLSNGGTVGFLGGDSDPASSPTPVGSPSGLAGAAVNRVGPPPAAGWHYYRDSANLAVPVPDGWQSHRDGDLVEFREPEGSRRLAVEELRSIKSDLVAELRAREKAERDVGRYPDYRQIRLGNIGYHVRAAEWEWTYTAENGELTHSTRRTFVSFNGQAYAIVWTTADAEWATSRGAFTLIVAGFQGLPPPGGPPPGRPGPPPPGQPGPPGPGQPPPPGAGWPSPNSAYPGNPLALPPPGPFDGTAGNPIVNIGSGRCVDIPDSIATAGAAIRMWECHQLAGQLWTFPADGTVRSLGGCLDVAGGSSANGAAVQLADCSGGASQKFTLNSAADLVNVRADRCVDVPDGNPENGARLQIRDCTGVPSQKWRLG; encoded by the coding sequence GTGCCCGACACCCCGCAACGGCTGATCGCCGACCGGTACCGGCTTTTACGGCCGCTCGGGCAGGGCGGTATGGGACGCGTCTGGCAGGCCCGCGACGAAATGCTCGAACGCGATGTGGCCATCAAGGAACTGGTGCCGCCACCCGGACTGACCGACGACGAACGGCGGGAGATGCGCGGGCGCTCCCTGCGTGAGGCCCGCGCCATCGCCCGCCTCGACCAGACCAACGTCGTACGGATCTTCGACGTACTCAACGCCGGCGGCGACCCGTGGATCGTGATGGAACTCGTCCCGTCGCGCTCGCTGCACCAGGTCCTCGAAGCCGAGGGGGCGATGCCACCGGCCCGGGTGGCGCACATCGGGCTGGGCGTGCTGGCGGCGTTGCGGGCCGCGCACCGGGCCGGGCTGCTGCACCGGGACGTCAAGCCGGCCAACGTACTGCTGGCCGACGACGGTCGGGTGGTGCTGACCGACTTCGGGCTGGCCATGGTGCCCGGCGACCCGCACGTGACCCGTACCGGGATGGTGCTCGGCTCGCCCGCGTACCTCGCCCCGGAACGGGCCACCGACGGCATCGTCGGCCCGGCCGCCGACCTCTGGTCGCTCGGCGCGACGCTCTACTCGGCCGTGGAGGGGCGTACGCCGTACAACCGGTCCTCGGCGATCGCCACGCTCGCCGCGCTGGCAACCGAGCTGCCCCCGCCGCCCCAGCGCGCGGGTCTGCTGACCGTGCTGCTCGAAGGGCTGCTGCGCCGGGACCCGGAGCAGCGGTTCGGCGCAGAGGAGGCGGAACGGCTGCTCCGCCGGGCCGCCACCTACTACGCGGTCGACCCGGTCGACCCGATCGGTGTCCTCGGATCGATGAACCTGTCCGACCCGCCCGACGCTCTCGGCTCGTACGGTCCGGGCGGCCCGTTCGGTTCGTTCGGTTCGCTCGACCGGCCGCCCCCACCGATCGTGCCGGAGTCCGTCGCCGACGACGCGTCCGCCGATACCGGTGCGGACGCCGTCACCGGTGCGGGTGCGGGTGCGGGCGGCGGTGCGGTTGCCGTTACCGGTGCGGTTGCCGTTACCGGTGCGGTTGCGGGCGGTGGCGGTTTCCCGGGTGGCGCGGCGGTTGCGGTGGCGCCGGTCCCCGGGTGGAGGCGTCGGGGCTGGCTGGTGGGAGCGCTGGCGGCGGCGCTGCTCCTGCTCGGGGTGACCGTGCCGCTGAGCAACGGCGGCACGGTCGGTTTCCTCGGCGGGGATTCGGACCCGGCGTCGTCGCCGACGCCGGTCGGCAGCCCGTCCGGCCTTGCCGGGGCAGCGGTGAACCGGGTGGGTCCACCGCCGGCCGCGGGCTGGCACTACTACCGGGACAGCGCCAACCTGGCCGTACCGGTGCCGGACGGTTGGCAGTCGCATCGCGACGGTGACCTGGTCGAGTTCCGCGAGCCGGAGGGCAGTCGGCGGCTCGCCGTCGAGGAACTCCGGTCGATCAAATCGGACCTGGTGGCGGAGCTGCGGGCACGAGAGAAGGCGGAACGGGACGTCGGGCGGTACCCGGACTACCGGCAGATCCGGCTCGGCAACATCGGTTACCACGTACGGGCGGCGGAGTGGGAGTGGACGTACACCGCCGAGAACGGGGAGTTGACCCACTCGACCCGCCGTACGTTCGTCAGCTTCAACGGACAGGCGTACGCGATCGTCTGGACCACCGCGGACGCCGAGTGGGCGACCAGCCGGGGCGCCTTCACCCTGATCGTGGCGGGTTTCCAGGGGTTGCCGCCGCCCGGTGGGCCGCCACCGGGACGACCCGGCCCGCCACCTCCGGGACAGCCCGGCCCGCCGGGACCGGGGCAGCCACCCCCGCCCGGGGCGGGTTGGCCATCGCCGAACTCGGCGTATCCGGGCAATCCGCTGGCGTTGCCCCCACCGGGGCCGTTCGACGGGACGGCCGGGAATCCGATCGTCAACATCGGCAGCGGTCGCTGTGTTGACATTCCGGACAGCATCGCCACGGCGGGCGCGGCCATCCGGATGTGGGAGTGTCACCAGCTGGCCGGCCAGCTCTGGACCTTCCCCGCCGACGGTACGGTCCGGTCGCTGGGCGGGTGCCTCGACGTGGCGGGCGGGTCGAGCGCGAACGGGGCAGCGGTCCAACTCGCCGACTGTAGTGGCGGCGCCTCGCAGAAGTTCACCCTCAACAGCGCGGCCGACCTGGTCAACGTACGGGCCGACAGGTGCGTCGACGTGCCGGACGGTAACCCGGAGAACGGTGCCCGGTTGCAGATCCGGGATTGCACCGGCGTGCCGAGCCAGAAGTGGCGGCTCGGTTGA
- a CDS encoding SUKH-4 family immunity protein, producing the protein MDLLAPLRPLTYAKVPIEGRWQQSPFPEHTIGERPVAVLCDDPDVATLVVDRVDGTVLFVTKDDVPALVNRSLGQLVESARIYSGAARRARGIDEDDDEALEALAAATTDHIGRIDPDAVRDENQVWAVAAEELGYGL; encoded by the coding sequence ATGGACCTCCTGGCCCCGCTGCGTCCGCTCACGTACGCGAAGGTGCCGATCGAGGGGCGCTGGCAGCAGTCGCCGTTCCCCGAGCACACGATCGGCGAACGGCCGGTCGCGGTGCTCTGCGACGATCCGGACGTGGCCACCCTGGTGGTCGACCGGGTCGACGGAACGGTCCTGTTCGTCACGAAGGACGACGTGCCGGCACTGGTCAACCGGTCGCTGGGCCAACTCGTCGAGTCCGCACGGATCTACTCCGGCGCGGCCCGCCGGGCCCGTGGGATCGACGAGGACGACGACGAGGCGCTGGAGGCGCTGGCCGCCGCGACGACCGACCACATCGGCCGGATCGACCCGGATGCCGTACGCGACGAGAACCAGGTGTGGGCGGTTGCCGCCGAGGAGCTCGGCTACGGCCTCTGA
- a CDS encoding DUF4259 domain-containing protein, translating into MGSWGRGNFDSDTAADHLGIVTARLVAEVTEAMSGDPVEIEPDEYWGVAVPCNLELLCLLSEQRYVGVELPSEQTIADWKQRYLAVWDDSIGELEPTADYVSQRRAVLVATFDRLAAEVRRQAGTDPG; encoded by the coding sequence GTGGGTAGCTGGGGCAGGGGCAACTTCGACAGCGACACCGCCGCCGACCATCTCGGCATCGTCACGGCTCGGCTGGTGGCCGAGGTGACCGAGGCGATGTCCGGCGATCCGGTAGAGATCGAGCCGGACGAATACTGGGGGGTCGCCGTACCGTGCAACCTGGAACTGCTCTGCCTGCTCTCCGAGCAGCGGTACGTCGGCGTCGAGCTGCCGTCGGAGCAGACGATCGCCGACTGGAAGCAGCGCTACCTGGCGGTGTGGGACGACAGCATCGGCGAGCTGGAGCCGACGGCCGACTACGTGTCGCAGCGGCGCGCGGTCCTGGTCGCCACCTTCGACCGGCTGGCCGCCGAGGTCCGTCGGCAGGCCGGCACCGACCCGGGCTGA
- a CDS encoding crotonase/enoyl-CoA hydratase family protein, producing MVVRMERSGPVTTVILDRPERRNAVDGPTARALADAFRAFDADPKASVAVLWGAGGTFCSGADLKAIGTPSGNRVEPDGDGPMGPTRMRLGKPVLAAISGYAVAGGLELALWCDLRIAESDAVLGVFCRRWGVPLIDGGTVRLPRLIGESRAMDLILTGRPVPAVEAYEMGLINRLAPPGGARAAAEDLAAQLADLPQACLRNDRQALLAAAGQPEPAALATELEYGMHSLAADATTGAARFAAGAGRHGGYA from the coding sequence ATGGTCGTACGGATGGAACGCAGCGGTCCGGTGACGACGGTGATCCTCGACCGGCCGGAACGCCGCAACGCCGTGGACGGGCCCACCGCCCGCGCGCTCGCCGACGCCTTCCGGGCCTTCGACGCCGACCCGAAGGCATCCGTCGCGGTGCTCTGGGGTGCCGGCGGCACGTTCTGCTCCGGTGCGGACCTGAAGGCCATCGGTACGCCGAGCGGCAACCGGGTCGAGCCGGACGGCGACGGCCCGATGGGTCCGACCCGGATGCGCCTCGGCAAGCCGGTGCTCGCCGCCATCTCCGGGTACGCGGTCGCCGGCGGACTGGAGCTGGCCCTCTGGTGCGATCTGCGGATCGCCGAGTCGGACGCGGTGCTCGGCGTCTTCTGCCGACGCTGGGGGGTGCCGCTGATCGACGGGGGCACGGTCCGGCTGCCCCGGCTGATCGGCGAGAGCAGGGCGATGGACCTGATCCTCACCGGGCGCCCGGTGCCGGCCGTCGAGGCGTACGAGATGGGGTTGATCAACCGGCTGGCACCGCCGGGCGGTGCGCGAGCGGCGGCGGAGGACCTGGCCGCGCAGCTCGCCGATCTTCCACAGGCCTGTCTGCGTAACGACCGGCAGGCGCTGCTCGCCGCCGCCGGGCAGCCGGAGCCGGCCGCGCTCGCCACCGAACTGGAGTACGGCATGCACTCGCTGGCCGCCGACGCGACCACCGGTGCCGCCCGGTTCGCCGCCGGTGCCGGCCGTCACGGCGGGTACGCCTGA
- a CDS encoding DUF1996 domain-containing protein: MNLRPTPRQRRSVTALLLLSVALAGGCKELPGTPGASDPSGDAGMGSTGPTSPAPGDPSATPGASATPGAPGTSPDPSTSTAPPTSVGGWVAVDPAAQAAATAAFFARKPKPVTGNPVKVPEFNVGCTTSHHNSDDPIVLPKLAGASHNHTFWGNKSTNANSTAESLRAATATTCNSPQDHSAYWVPTMYQNGKVVDPDEVTVYYGSRLKDPSKTQPFPFGLRMIVGNAKNQVDTPDKQGNHFWCAGIGGEVGRSADKTFPVCAKTAHIVRQITFPDCWDGKHLDSPDHKAHMANGDHTGACPKSHPVPVPSVSFVISYPLSANTDGITLASGTSFSMHADFFNAWEDDALAARVRNCLDQGVKCNSAGNF, from the coding sequence ATGAATTTGCGACCCACCCCCAGACAACGTCGTTCGGTCACCGCGCTGCTGCTGCTGAGCGTGGCGCTCGCCGGCGGATGCAAGGAGCTGCCGGGCACCCCCGGCGCCTCCGACCCGTCCGGCGACGCCGGCATGGGTTCGACCGGCCCCACGTCCCCCGCCCCGGGCGACCCCTCGGCCACGCCGGGCGCCTCCGCCACCCCCGGCGCGCCGGGCACGTCGCCCGACCCGTCGACCAGCACCGCCCCGCCGACCTCGGTGGGTGGCTGGGTGGCGGTCGACCCCGCCGCGCAGGCCGCCGCGACCGCGGCTTTCTTCGCTCGCAAGCCCAAGCCGGTCACCGGCAACCCGGTGAAGGTGCCCGAGTTCAACGTCGGCTGCACCACCAGCCACCACAACAGTGACGACCCGATCGTCCTGCCGAAGCTGGCCGGGGCCTCGCACAACCACACGTTCTGGGGCAACAAGTCGACCAACGCGAACTCGACCGCCGAGTCGCTGCGGGCGGCCACCGCCACCACCTGCAACTCGCCCCAGGACCACTCCGCGTACTGGGTGCCGACGATGTACCAGAACGGCAAGGTCGTCGACCCGGACGAGGTGACCGTCTACTACGGTTCCCGGCTGAAGGACCCGAGCAAGACCCAGCCGTTCCCGTTCGGCCTGCGCATGATCGTCGGTAACGCGAAGAACCAGGTCGACACCCCGGACAAGCAGGGCAACCACTTCTGGTGCGCCGGCATCGGCGGCGAGGTCGGGCGCAGCGCGGACAAGACCTTCCCGGTCTGCGCCAAGACCGCGCACATCGTCCGCCAGATCACCTTCCCGGACTGCTGGGACGGCAAGCACCTGGACAGCCCGGACCACAAGGCGCACATGGCCAACGGTGACCACACCGGTGCCTGCCCGAAGAGTCACCCGGTCCCGGTTCCCTCGGTGTCGTTTGTCATCTCGTACCCGCTGAGCGCCAACACCGACGGCATCACCCTGGCGTCGGGCACCTCGTTCTCGATGCACGCGGACTTCTTCAACGCGTGGGAGGACGACGCGCTGGCGGCACGGGTCCGCAACTGCCTCGACCAGGGCGTGAAGTGCAACTCGGCGGGTAATTTCTAG
- a CDS encoding type II toxin-antitoxin system PemK/MazF family toxin, which produces MARREPARIPGQPTPAQVARRRQLAALQRRELTYAPELDGQADPGEIVWTWVPYEDDPRQGKDRPVLVVGRKSRTLYGLMLSSQSERHGQRNWFALGPGEWDRDHRPSYLRLDRVLTMREDCIRREGAILDRVRFDRICQALRAGYGWR; this is translated from the coding sequence ATGGCCAGGCGGGAGCCCGCTCGGATTCCCGGTCAGCCGACCCCGGCGCAGGTTGCGCGGCGGCGGCAGCTCGCGGCACTGCAACGGCGGGAGTTGACGTACGCGCCGGAGTTGGACGGGCAGGCCGATCCGGGCGAGATCGTGTGGACCTGGGTGCCGTACGAGGACGACCCCCGCCAGGGCAAGGACCGTCCCGTACTGGTCGTCGGACGCAAGAGCCGGACCCTGTACGGCCTGATGCTGTCCAGCCAGAGCGAGCGCCACGGTCAGCGGAACTGGTTCGCCCTCGGGCCCGGCGAGTGGGACCGCGACCACCGGCCGAGCTACCTGCGTCTCGATCGGGTGCTGACGATGCGCGAGGACTGCATCCGGCGCGAGGGGGCGATCCTCGACCGGGTCCGGTTCGACCGGATCTGCCAGGCACTCCGGGCCGGCTACGGCTGGCGCTGA
- a CDS encoding response regulator transcription factor has translation MARILIAEDDPQIASFLRKGLAANGWQTVHVTDGEQAEQYGCTDDFNLLILDIGLPVRSGLEVLRSLRARGRRLPVLILTGRSQVHDVVDCLDAGADDYMTKPFRFEELLARVRARLRDVGSDEPRVLTAGPVRLDLWSRQVTVHDRDVTLTGREFALLETLIRHAGRVLSREQLLSHAWGYDFDPSTNLVNVYVSTLRKKLGEDVIETLRGFGYRLRTT, from the coding sequence ATGGCCAGGATTCTGATCGCTGAGGACGACCCGCAGATCGCGTCCTTCCTGAGGAAGGGCCTGGCGGCGAACGGCTGGCAGACGGTGCACGTCACCGACGGCGAGCAGGCCGAACAGTACGGCTGCACAGACGACTTCAACCTGCTCATTCTCGACATCGGCCTGCCCGTACGCAGTGGCCTGGAGGTGCTGCGCTCACTGCGTGCCCGGGGGCGTCGACTGCCGGTGCTGATCCTCACCGGGCGCTCGCAGGTGCACGACGTGGTCGACTGCCTCGACGCGGGCGCCGACGACTACATGACCAAGCCGTTCCGGTTCGAGGAACTGCTGGCCCGGGTACGGGCCCGACTGCGCGATGTCGGCTCGGACGAGCCACGGGTGCTGACCGCGGGTCCCGTACGCCTGGATCTCTGGTCCCGACAGGTCACCGTGCACGACCGCGACGTGACCCTGACCGGCCGCGAGTTCGCCCTGCTGGAAACCCTGATCCGGCACGCCGGACGCGTACTCAGCCGCGAACAGCTCCTCTCCCACGCCTGGGGCTACGACTTCGACCCCAGCACCAACCTCGTCAACGTCTACGTCAGCACCCTCCGCAAAAAACTGGGCGAAGACGTCATAGAAACCCTCCGCGGCTTCGGCTACCGGCTCCGCACCACCTAA
- a CDS encoding sensor histidine kinase: protein MLGRSGWSRVARSIHTRILLSYIALIILSGGLCTVAIHEVLMIRLETRISEAVQQEFQEINRLVANGRDPRTGAAFTSVQGVFDVYFLRNVPSQEEAVLAFADGRLHHAALSRFPIDRLPDDTMHAFATSARSYTLADGRPPLDRYDTARGDAYYGILPVRVGASSGAFVVTLLPVSQRQEIAELQTYGAGAVLGVLVLASGCAWLVTGRVLGPVRQLTETARLISQSDLTRRIPVGRQGESAEMALTFNAMLDRLEAVFRREREFILDASHELRGPLTISMGNLSMLDPDETDHPEWHSTIALVTDELERMGRIVGDLQLLADVAHPQFLQPERIDVELFVAELAVKLSALAPRRWHVDDLGSGIVVADRHRLTEAVINLADNAVRHTEDTETVALGAAVTGTEFRLWVRDTGCGVPLDDQPHIFDRFRRGSHAHLRYPGSGLGLSIVRAIAQAHGGRAELVSRPGAGATFTLVIPRQTREGWHHGQDSDR from the coding sequence ATGCTGGGTCGCTCCGGCTGGTCCCGTGTCGCCAGGAGCATCCACACGCGCATCCTGCTGTCGTACATCGCGTTGATCATTCTTTCCGGCGGACTCTGTACGGTCGCCATCCACGAGGTGCTGATGATCCGGCTGGAGACCCGGATCAGCGAGGCGGTGCAGCAGGAGTTCCAGGAGATCAACCGGCTCGTCGCGAACGGCCGCGATCCGCGTACGGGTGCCGCCTTCACCTCCGTACAGGGGGTCTTCGACGTCTACTTCCTGCGCAACGTACCGAGCCAGGAGGAGGCGGTACTCGCCTTCGCCGACGGACGGCTGCACCACGCCGCACTGAGCCGCTTCCCGATCGACCGGCTGCCCGACGACACCATGCACGCCTTCGCCACCTCGGCGCGCTCGTACACCCTCGCCGACGGTCGGCCACCGCTGGACCGGTACGACACCGCCCGCGGCGACGCCTACTACGGCATCCTGCCGGTACGGGTCGGCGCCAGCAGCGGGGCGTTCGTGGTCACCCTGCTGCCGGTGAGCCAACGCCAGGAGATAGCCGAGCTACAGACGTACGGCGCCGGCGCGGTGCTCGGCGTACTGGTGCTCGCCTCGGGGTGCGCCTGGCTGGTCACCGGCCGGGTGCTCGGTCCCGTACGCCAGCTCACCGAGACCGCGCGACTGATCTCGCAGTCGGACCTGACCCGGCGGATCCCGGTCGGCCGGCAGGGCGAGTCGGCCGAGATGGCGCTCACCTTCAACGCCATGCTCGACCGGCTGGAGGCGGTCTTCCGCCGGGAACGCGAGTTCATCCTCGACGCGAGTCACGAACTGCGCGGACCGTTGACCATCTCGATGGGCAACCTCAGCATGCTCGACCCCGACGAGACCGACCATCCGGAATGGCACTCCACCATCGCCCTGGTCACCGACGAACTGGAACGGATGGGCCGGATCGTCGGCGACCTACAGTTGCTGGCCGACGTCGCCCACCCGCAGTTCCTCCAGCCGGAACGCATCGATGTCGAACTGTTCGTCGCGGAACTCGCGGTGAAACTCAGCGCGCTCGCGCCCCGGCGCTGGCACGTCGACGACCTCGGCTCCGGCATCGTCGTCGCCGACCGGCACCGGCTCACCGAGGCGGTGATCAACCTGGCCGACAACGCGGTCCGGCACACCGAGGACACCGAGACCGTCGCCCTCGGCGCGGCCGTCACCGGCACCGAGTTCCGGCTCTGGGTACGCGACACCGGCTGCGGCGTACCGCTGGACGACCAGCCGCACATCTTCGACCGGTTCCGCCGGGGCAGCCACGCGCACCTGCGCTACCCGGGCTCCGGGCTGGGCCTGTCCATCGTCCGCGCGATCGCGCAGGCGCACGGCGGGCGGGCCGAACTGGTCAGCCGGCCCGGCGCCGGCGCCACCTTCACCCTGGTGATACCCCGGCAGACAAGGGAGGGCTGGCACCATGGCCAGGATTCTGATCGCTGA